The following are from one region of the Yoonia sp. R2331 genome:
- a CDS encoding CpaF family protein — MFSKYKKTGDAGKAGAKPQLAAVAPAPTEEPRKSLMKAMPTKAAEAAPMDKEKKRKERIAEIKLELHKALLDSLNLAALENASEADLRNEINAIAAETLDDMGIVLNRDERQTLSQDLFFEVTGLGPLETLLKDETVNDILVNGPQQIFVERAGKLELTDITFKDEKHLLRIIDKIVSAVGRRVDESNPYVDARLADGSRFNAMVPPIAVDGSLVSIRKFKKDKLGIDDLVKFGAFTEEMAAYLQAAVATRLNVIVSGGTGSGKTTTLNALSSFIDDAERILTIEDTAELQLQQTHVGRMESRPPNVEGKGGVSQRDCLKNALRMRPDRIIVGETRGEEVIDMLQAMNTGHDGSMTTIHANSARDGVSRLENMIAMAGIEMPIKAVRSQISSAVNLIVQASRLQDGSRRMTSITEITGMEGDVISMQEVFRYQRVGLTPDNKIIGHFTATGVRSNYSERFKLWGYDLPPAIFEPMVAE; from the coding sequence CCCGATGGACAAAGAGAAAAAGCGCAAAGAGCGGATCGCAGAGATCAAGCTTGAGCTGCACAAGGCGTTGTTGGACAGCCTGAACCTCGCGGCGCTTGAAAACGCCAGCGAGGCGGATTTGCGCAATGAAATCAACGCCATCGCAGCCGAGACGCTGGATGACATGGGCATCGTGCTGAACCGCGATGAACGCCAGACGCTTAGCCAGGACCTGTTCTTTGAAGTGACCGGTTTGGGCCCGCTTGAGACGCTGCTGAAAGACGAAACCGTCAACGATATTCTGGTCAACGGACCGCAACAGATTTTTGTGGAACGCGCCGGTAAACTGGAACTGACCGACATCACGTTCAAGGATGAAAAGCACCTGTTGCGGATCATCGACAAGATCGTGTCGGCGGTGGGTCGTCGTGTGGACGAATCCAACCCTTACGTTGACGCCCGTCTGGCCGATGGCTCGCGTTTCAACGCCATGGTGCCCCCTATTGCGGTGGACGGCAGCCTTGTCTCCATTCGTAAGTTCAAAAAGGACAAGCTGGGCATTGATGATCTGGTCAAATTCGGTGCCTTCACCGAAGAAATGGCCGCTTATCTGCAGGCTGCCGTTGCCACTCGTCTGAACGTTATCGTCTCCGGCGGTACCGGTTCGGGTAAAACAACCACGCTCAACGCGCTGTCGTCTTTCATCGATGACGCCGAACGCATCCTGACGATCGAGGATACGGCGGAATTGCAACTGCAACAGACCCACGTGGGCCGGATGGAAAGCCGCCCGCCCAACGTCGAAGGCAAAGGTGGCGTTAGCCAGCGTGACTGTCTGAAAAACGCCCTGCGTATGCGTCCTGACCGCATTATCGTGGGTGAAACGCGTGGCGAAGAAGTTATCGACATGCTGCAAGCCATGAACACTGGCCACGACGGGTCCATGACCACGATCCACGCCAACAGCGCCCGCGATGGTGTGTCACGTCTGGAAAACATGATTGCGATGGCCGGGATTGAGATGCCGATCAAGGCGGTTCGCTCCCAGATTTCATCTGCTGTGAACCTGATCGTGCAGGCATCGCGTCTGCAAGATGGTTCGCGCCGCATGACCTCGATCACCGAGATCACAGGCATGGAAGGCGACGTGATTTCGATGCAGGAAGTGTTCCGCTATCAGCGTGTCGGCCTGACACCAGACAACAAGATCATCGGTCACTTCACAGCGACTGGCGTGCGCTCGAACTACTCTGAACGCTTCAAGCTTTGGGGCTATGACCTGCCACCAGCGATCTTCGAACCCATGGTCGCGGAGTAA